One part of the Bradyrhizobium sp. CB1650 genome encodes these proteins:
- a CDS encoding nicotinate-nucleotide adenylyltransferase, with product MSNKFVLPRFLAQAIPPYTQGMRIGLLGGSFNPPHQAHRAISRFALRRLQLDRVWWLVTPGNPLKENGTLHELGARMQAARDVASDPRIEVSCLESVIRTRYTIDTINTLRRRLSGLRFVWIMGADNLAQFHRWQDWRRIAAQVPMAVIDRPPQSFRALASPAAQALSRYRVPEAEAASLADRPAPAWVFLTGLKLNLSSTGLRNPDGSWKGTK from the coding sequence TTGAGCAACAAATTCGTCCTGCCGCGTTTCCTGGCGCAAGCGATCCCGCCCTACACGCAGGGCATGCGCATCGGCCTGCTCGGCGGCTCGTTCAATCCGCCGCATCAGGCGCATCGCGCCATCAGCCGGTTCGCGCTGCGGCGCCTGCAGCTCGATCGCGTCTGGTGGCTGGTGACGCCGGGCAATCCGCTGAAGGAGAACGGAACGCTGCATGAACTCGGCGCGCGCATGCAGGCGGCGCGCGACGTCGCGAGTGATCCCCGGATCGAGGTGAGCTGTCTCGAATCCGTCATCCGTACGCGCTACACTATCGACACGATCAACACCTTGCGCCGCCGCCTCAGCGGCTTGCGCTTTGTCTGGATTATGGGCGCCGACAACCTCGCTCAATTCCATCGTTGGCAGGACTGGCGGCGTATCGCCGCCCAGGTGCCGATGGCAGTCATCGATCGACCGCCGCAGAGCTTCCGCGCCCTGGCCTCGCCCGCCGCCCAGGCGCTCTCGCGCTACCGCGTGCCTGAAGCGGAAGCAGCATCGCTCGCGGATCGGCCGGCGCCGGCCTGGGTCTTCCTCACAGGGTTGAAACTGAACCTCTCCTCAACCGGGCTGCGGAACCCGGACGGAAGCTGGAAAGGTACGAAGTGA
- a CDS encoding glutamate-5-semialdehyde dehydrogenase has translation MAAPLKAVDGNADLQALMSDLAAKARAAARVLALAPPERKNRALEAMERAIRNNAAAILAANAEDVAEARASGNMTSSFIDRLTLTQSRVDGMADGIATVRGIADPIGVVTESWQRPNGMTIERVRVPLGVVGVIFESRPNVAADAGVLCLKAGNAVILRGGSDSFRSCRAIHECMVQGLREAGLPDAAITLVPTRDRAAVGMMLSGLNGAIDVIVPRGGKSLVARVEAEARVPVFAHLEGVNHVYVDAGADLAMAKSIVLNAKMRRTGVCGAAETLLVDRAAAAKSLKPLVEMLIDAGCEVRGDDAVQKIDARVKPASDDDWDTEYLDAIIAAKVVDGVDGAIAHIQNHGSHHTDAIVSQDEAAAKKFLSEVDSAIVLHNASTQFADGGEFGFGAEIGIATGRFHARGPVGAEQLTSFKYRVHGTGQTRP, from the coding sequence ATGGCCGCCCCCCTCAAAGCCGTCGACGGCAATGCCGATCTCCAGGCGCTGATGTCCGATCTCGCCGCCAAAGCCCGCGCGGCCGCGCGCGTGCTGGCGCTGGCGCCGCCGGAGCGGAAGAACCGGGCGCTGGAAGCCATGGAGCGGGCGATCCGCAACAACGCAGCGGCCATTCTCGCGGCCAATGCCGAGGACGTCGCGGAGGCCCGCGCGTCCGGCAACATGACCTCCTCTTTCATCGACCGCCTGACGCTGACGCAATCGCGCGTCGATGGCATGGCCGACGGCATCGCCACCGTGCGCGGCATCGCCGATCCGATCGGCGTCGTCACCGAAAGCTGGCAACGGCCGAACGGCATGACCATCGAGCGTGTGCGCGTGCCGCTCGGCGTCGTCGGCGTGATCTTCGAGAGCCGGCCCAACGTCGCCGCTGATGCCGGTGTGCTGTGCCTGAAGGCGGGCAATGCCGTGATCCTGCGCGGCGGCTCCGACAGCTTCCGCTCCTGCCGCGCGATCCACGAATGCATGGTGCAGGGCCTGCGCGAAGCAGGCCTGCCGGATGCCGCGATCACGCTGGTGCCAACGCGAGATCGCGCGGCGGTCGGCATGATGCTGTCCGGACTGAACGGCGCGATCGACGTGATCGTGCCGCGCGGGGGAAAAAGCCTGGTCGCTCGCGTCGAAGCGGAAGCGCGCGTGCCGGTGTTCGCGCATCTCGAAGGCGTCAACCACGTCTACGTCGATGCCGGCGCCGACCTCGCCATGGCGAAGTCGATCGTGCTCAACGCCAAGATGCGGCGCACCGGCGTCTGCGGCGCGGCCGAGACGCTGCTGGTCGACCGCGCGGCCGCCGCAAAGAGCCTGAAGCCGCTGGTGGAAATGCTGATCGACGCCGGCTGCGAAGTGCGCGGCGACGATGCCGTGCAAAAGATTGATGCGCGCGTAAAACCTGCGAGCGATGACGATTGGGACACCGAATATCTCGACGCGATCATCGCGGCGAAAGTGGTCGACGGCGTCGACGGCGCGATCGCGCACATCCAGAACCACGGCTCGCATCACACCGATGCGATCGTGAGCCAGGATGAGGCCGCCGCGAAGAAATTTTTGAGCGAGGTCGATTCCGCGATCGTGCTGCACAACGCCTCGACGCAGTTTGCCGATGGCGGCGAGTTCGGCTTCGGCGCCGAGATCGGCATCGCCACCGGCCGCTTTCACGCCCGCGGCCCGGTCGGCGCCGAGCAGTTGACGAGCTTCAAATATCGGGTCCACGGCACCGGGCAGACGCGGCCGTAA